The following proteins come from a genomic window of Ilumatobacter coccineus YM16-304:
- a CDS encoding glycosyltransferase family 4 protein — translation MKHLLVTNDYPPKIGGIQSLLWEWWRRLPADKFAVLTSPYEGTAEFDAGEPYRIERTREPVLLPHPWMVKRINDLADDVGADLVVLDPAVPLGLVGPSLKLPYDLVLHGAEVTVPGRLPGSKQALAYTLRRARGIIAAGSYPAAEAEHAAGRELPTTIVPCGVDPDRFTVLSDSQRAEAREHFGIPNDAEVIIGISRLVPRKGFDTAIRAVNRLKHRRPDLLLVIGGTGRESERLQRLADELDAPVKFMGRIENDDLPRFYGCGDLYTMLCRNRWGGLEQEGFGIVFIEAASCGIPQVAGDSGGAAEAVAHGETGLVISEPENVQDVADAYEQLLDDDELRRSMAIRSRERVETDFAYDVLAKRLGDALGVYD, via the coding sequence ATGAAACATCTGCTCGTCACCAACGACTACCCACCCAAGATCGGCGGCATCCAGTCGCTGCTGTGGGAGTGGTGGCGACGCCTGCCGGCCGACAAGTTCGCGGTGCTCACCAGCCCGTACGAAGGAACCGCCGAGTTCGATGCGGGTGAGCCCTACCGCATCGAGCGCACGCGCGAGCCGGTCCTGCTCCCGCATCCGTGGATGGTCAAGCGGATCAACGACCTCGCCGACGACGTCGGTGCCGACCTGGTCGTGCTCGATCCGGCGGTGCCCCTCGGGCTCGTCGGCCCCTCGCTGAAGTTGCCGTACGACCTCGTGCTCCACGGCGCCGAAGTCACCGTCCCCGGCCGTCTCCCGGGCTCCAAACAAGCACTCGCCTACACGCTGCGTCGGGCCCGCGGCATCATTGCCGCCGGCAGCTATCCCGCGGCCGAAGCCGAACACGCGGCGGGCCGTGAACTGCCCACCACGATCGTTCCGTGTGGCGTCGACCCCGACCGCTTCACCGTGCTCAGCGACAGCCAACGCGCCGAGGCCCGCGAGCACTTCGGTATCCCGAACGACGCGGAAGTCATCATCGGCATCTCCCGCCTCGTGCCGCGCAAGGGCTTCGACACGGCGATCCGAGCGGTCAACCGGCTCAAGCACCGCCGCCCCGATCTCCTCTTGGTCATCGGCGGCACCGGCCGCGAGTCCGAGCGGCTGCAGCGCCTCGCCGACGAACTCGACGCCCCCGTCAAGTTCATGGGACGCATCGAGAACGACGATCTTCCCCGCTTCTACGGGTGCGGCGACCTCTACACGATGCTCTGCCGCAACCGCTGGGGAGGCCTGGAGCAGGAGGGATTCGGCATCGTCTTCATCGAGGCAGCATCGTGCGGCATCCCACAGGTCGCCGGCGACTCGGGCGGCGCCGCCGAAGCGGTCGCACACGGCGAGACCGGGCTCGTCATCTCCGAGCCCGAGAACGTCCAAGACGTCGCCGACGCCTACGAACAACTCCTCGACGACGACGAACTGCGACGGTCGATGGCGATCCGGTCGCGTGAACGCGTCGAGACCGACTTCGCCTACGACGTGCTCGCCAAACGCCTCGGCGACGCACTCGGCGTGTACGACTGA
- a CDS encoding SRPBCC family protein, with protein sequence MAETATETITIDASPDEVWNVAVDLEKYPEWARDIKDVTIHATDSDGRPSEVEFRASALGRSTHYTLQYRYGDEPRQLGWSMIRGDIQRSIDGAFTFVPTADGKTEVRYDLAIDLVVPLPGFVKRRAEVRILNTVRELKVRAEA encoded by the coding sequence ATGGCTGAGACCGCGACAGAGACGATCACCATCGACGCTTCCCCCGACGAGGTGTGGAACGTGGCGGTCGACCTCGAGAAGTACCCGGAGTGGGCCCGCGACATCAAAGACGTCACGATCCACGCCACCGACAGCGACGGACGCCCGAGCGAAGTCGAGTTCCGCGCCTCGGCCCTGGGCCGCAGCACGCACTACACCCTGCAGTACCGCTACGGCGACGAGCCGCGCCAACTCGGCTGGTCGATGATCCGCGGCGACATCCAGCGCTCGATCGACGGTGCCTTCACCTTCGTCCCGACCGCCGACGGCAAGACCGAGGTCCGCTACGACCTGGCGATCGACCTCGTGGTTCCGCTGCCCGGCTTCGTGAAGCGCCGCGCCGAGGTCCGCATCCTCAACACGGTTCGTGAACTGAAGGTCCGCGCCGAGGCGTGA
- a CDS encoding ROK family protein, giving the protein MTAIGRRVGIDVGGTKALGVALDADGEVVAEDRRPTPRGDGSIDALLDTLVELAESLGVDADLGIGVPGLVTRDGRLRAAPNLDGVADLPIGELLGERLGFDVRVDNDATCATVAEWRNGVGIGTDDLLLVTLGTGIGGGVVANGTLQRGTNGFAGEFGHMVVDPHGPRCPCGRQGCWERYASGSGLAMLAREAATGHRLRAVVEHADGDAQAVRGEHVMAAALDGDTEALAVIDDFGRWVALGLSNLTNVFDPEIFVLGGGLAAGAELYLEPITRWYGELLYQPHLRPLPRIEFARWGPLAGAVGAALLSSIPD; this is encoded by the coding sequence GTGACCGCCATCGGCCGCCGCGTCGGCATCGACGTCGGCGGAACCAAGGCATTGGGCGTCGCGCTCGACGCCGACGGAGAGGTGGTGGCCGAAGACCGTCGCCCGACACCGCGCGGCGACGGCAGCATCGACGCATTGCTCGACACCCTCGTCGAGTTGGCCGAATCGCTCGGGGTCGACGCAGACCTCGGCATCGGCGTGCCCGGTCTCGTCACGCGAGACGGCCGCCTGCGAGCCGCGCCCAACCTCGACGGTGTCGCCGACCTGCCGATCGGCGAGCTGCTGGGGGAGCGGTTGGGCTTCGACGTTCGCGTCGACAACGACGCCACCTGCGCCACGGTCGCCGAGTGGCGCAACGGCGTCGGGATCGGAACCGACGATCTGCTGCTCGTCACGCTCGGCACCGGCATCGGCGGCGGCGTGGTCGCCAACGGCACGCTGCAGCGGGGCACGAACGGGTTCGCCGGTGAGTTCGGCCACATGGTCGTCGACCCGCACGGTCCACGCTGTCCGTGCGGTCGACAGGGCTGCTGGGAGCGGTACGCCTCGGGCTCGGGGCTGGCCATGCTGGCTCGCGAAGCCGCCACCGGACACCGCCTCCGTGCGGTGGTCGAACACGCCGACGGCGACGCACAAGCGGTCCGTGGCGAACACGTCATGGCCGCAGCGCTCGACGGCGACACCGAAGCGCTCGCGGTGATCGACGACTTCGGTCGATGGGTGGCGCTCGGCCTGTCGAACCTCACCAACGTCTTCGACCCCGAGATCTTCGTGCTCGGCGGTGGGCTCGCCGCCGGCGCCGAGCTCTACCTCGAACCGATCACCCGCTGGTACGGCGAACTGCTCTACCAGCCGCACCTTCGCCCGCTCCCGCGGATCGAGTTCGCTCGATGGGGGCCGCTCGCCGGGGCCGTCGGCGCCGCGTTGCTGTCGAGCATCCCCGACTGA
- a CDS encoding inorganic diphosphatase, translating into MSPQPAADCIHVIIEIPRGSRNKYEIDHDTGKVYLDRRLFTATTYPADYGFIADTLAGDGDPLDALVLNDEPVYPGVICEARPVGVLYMQDEAGEDAKLICVPPKEPRFDNVHDIADLTPQLVAEIQHFFNVYKALEPDKHSSSEGMGGRDAAWREIEASRAAFVKH; encoded by the coding sequence ATGTCACCACAGCCGGCTGCCGACTGCATTCACGTCATCATCGAGATCCCTCGCGGGAGCCGCAACAAGTACGAGATCGACCACGACACCGGCAAGGTGTACCTCGATCGCCGCCTGTTCACCGCCACCACGTATCCGGCTGACTACGGCTTCATCGCCGACACGCTGGCCGGCGACGGCGACCCGTTGGATGCGTTGGTCCTCAACGACGAGCCGGTCTATCCCGGCGTCATCTGCGAAGCGCGTCCGGTCGGCGTGCTGTACATGCAGGACGAAGCCGGGGAAGACGCCAAGTTGATCTGCGTTCCGCCGAAGGAGCCCCGCTTCGACAACGTGCACGACATCGCCGACCTCACGCCGCAACTGGTCGCCGAGATCCAGCACTTCTTCAACGTGTACAAGGCGCTCGAACCCGACAAGCACTCGTCGTCGGAGGGCATGGGCGGTCGCGACGCCGCCTGGCGCGAGATCGAGGCCTCGCGCGCGGCCTTCGTCAAACACTGA
- a CDS encoding aminotransferase class I/II-fold pyridoxal phosphate-dependent enzyme has translation MEFRRIENLPPYVFSIINGLKIEARRAGADVVDLGFGNPDMPSPDVAVRKLAEAAQNPRNHRYSLSRGLPKLREAIAGYYKNKWDVDLDPELEITNTIGAKEGFSHLMWVLLERGDAAIVPTPSYPIHIYGPLFAGADLRQVPMKFLADPSDRENFSDDFMESLHNAYDVGWPKPRVLVVSFPHNPTGAIVDLDFMQRVVDFCRERDMVVVNDFAYADIGFDGHKPPSILQAEGAKECAVELYSMTKSFQMAGWRSAFLLGNKEVVQALVKLKSYLDYGMFQPVQIAATVTINEAQDFPDQVRDIYESRCDTLIDGLSRIGWDMPKPGGSMFVWGPIPEPYADMDSVEFCSHVVREADVALSPGVGFGPGGEGFIRFGLIENEKRINQAVRNLKAGLPKLG, from the coding sequence ATGGAGTTCCGCCGGATCGAAAACCTGCCGCCGTACGTCTTTTCCATCATCAATGGACTCAAGATCGAGGCACGTCGCGCAGGCGCAGACGTGGTGGATCTCGGCTTCGGCAACCCCGACATGCCGTCTCCCGACGTGGCGGTGCGCAAGCTCGCCGAGGCCGCGCAGAACCCGCGCAACCACCGGTACTCGCTGAGCCGCGGCCTCCCGAAGCTGCGCGAAGCCATCGCCGGCTACTACAAGAACAAGTGGGACGTCGACCTCGATCCCGAACTCGAGATCACCAACACGATCGGGGCCAAAGAGGGCTTCAGCCACCTCATGTGGGTGCTGCTCGAACGAGGCGACGCTGCGATCGTGCCGACGCCCAGCTACCCGATCCACATCTACGGGCCGCTGTTCGCCGGAGCCGACCTCCGCCAGGTGCCGATGAAGTTCCTCGCCGACCCGTCCGACCGCGAGAACTTCTCCGACGACTTCATGGAGAGCCTCCACAACGCGTATGACGTCGGCTGGCCCAAGCCGCGCGTGCTCGTCGTGTCGTTCCCGCACAACCCGACCGGCGCCATCGTCGATCTCGACTTCATGCAGCGCGTCGTCGACTTCTGTCGCGAACGCGACATGGTCGTCGTCAACGACTTCGCCTACGCCGACATCGGCTTCGACGGCCACAAGCCGCCGAGCATCCTGCAGGCCGAGGGAGCGAAGGAATGCGCCGTCGAGTTGTACTCGATGACCAAGTCGTTCCAGATGGCCGGCTGGCGCTCGGCGTTCCTGCTCGGCAACAAGGAAGTCGTCCAAGCGCTCGTCAAGCTCAAGAGCTACCTCGACTACGGCATGTTCCAGCCCGTCCAGATCGCCGCGACCGTCACGATCAACGAAGCACAGGACTTCCCCGATCAGGTCCGCGACATCTACGAGTCGCGCTGTGACACCCTCATCGACGGCCTCAGCCGCATCGGCTGGGACATGCCCAAGCCCGGTGGCTCAATGTTCGTGTGGGGGCCGATCCCCGAGCCGTACGCCGACATGGATTCCGTCGAGTTCTGCTCGCACGTCGTCCGTGAAGCCGACGTGGCGTTGTCGCCCGGCGTCGGCTTCGGCCCCGGCGGTGAAGGGTTCATCCGGTTCGGTCTGATCGAGAACGAGAAGCGCATCAACCAGGCGGTGCGAAACCTCAAGGCCGGTTTGCCGAAACTCGGCTGA